ATTTATTCGGGGACATGTGGTAAGATGGAAATCATGAAGATTTGTTTCAGGATATGGCTTGACAATGACGGGAGAGCGTTTGGCGAAGGATCTTATCGCCTCTTGAAAGCCATTCAGAGGACGGGGTCGCTCAATCATGCGAGTACGGAAATGGGAATGTCCTATCGGAAAGCATGGGACGTTCTCAACGTAACCGAAAAAAGACTCGGGTTTGAGCTCGTAGAAAGAAAAACTGGTGGTAAGTCGGGGGGAGGTACAGCTCTGACTTCTGAAGGCCGTGCTTTTGTAAACCAATACGAGCAACTCCGGCAGGAGGCAAGCGAAGCATTGGATAGCCTGTACCATAAGTACTTTCCAGAGCCGGAGACCGATGCAACGGGGGCGTCAAAAAAAGACCCTGATGAAGTAACCACATTTGCCGAATAATGCTTGTCCAGGAATTTGTTGACGGATCATTAAAAACATTGCTGTGGACACCAGAGCAGATGCTTTTCGCAATCGGCTAATTGGCTGGATTACTTATTGCCCTCATCAGTTTTAGCATACGAGGGGCTTGAAAGATGAGGCTCCTCTTAAGGTTATTCGGTAATAACAGGCCTCTGTCATGATTGAGAATGGCCGAGGTTATGCCGGTCCATGAATCGTCGCTAATGATCTGTGCTCCAATTAATTGCATATCTTTTGTCAGTAAACGAATATATCCTTTTGAGGATTTTATTTCGGTAGCCGTACAATCCGCCATGGATTGCGAAGTGGGCCCAAAAGAAAAGACAAAAGTATTGAACATGTTGACAACAATAAAAGAGAAGCTGCCATGATAAAGTTTTTTTCCTCCGACAGCATTAATTCCGGCAACTGAGCCTTGCGCAACAGCGTTGGGCCAGAGCATATTGAGCACAGGCAGCCCTGTAACAAGGTCGCGTGATTCTATACAGTCGCCACAGGCCCAGATACTTGGATCACTGGTCTTGAGTGAGATATCGGTGGCAATGCCCCCCGTCTTCCCGATCTTAACTCCAGCCTTCTCCGCAATATCTATGGAAGGACTAACACCGACAGCGAATACTACCATATCTGCCGGAATTCTGCTCTTGGTTGTTAATACGGCCTCTACCCGATCCTTTCCTGCCAGACTCTGCACCCGCTCTCCCACCATGACTTCTATTCCGGCTTCAGTAAGCATACTCTGAACAATGCTTGCCGGGTAATCATCAAGAATGGCAGGTAACAGTCGGTTTGCCAACTCTATGAGGCAGACCTTCATCCCCCGCATGTTAAGGGCAACGGCTGCCTCTACCCCGATTGGCCCTGACCCCACTACAACAACTCTTTTACCCGGCCACTTCATCAGACTATCTACGTCATTTAATGTCTTAAACTGGAACACTCCCGGGAGATGGATTCCCGTGAATGGCGGGGTAAGTCCATGGCCGCCAAGGGCCAAAATGAGGCGGTCGTAAGAGAAAGTGCCTTGATTGAGAATCAATAATTTCCTTGGTGGGTCTATCTCAACGATCTTTGTGTCCGTCATAAACGAGACATGTTCCATTGCCGGACTGTAATCCCCTCGGATGAAAAGGCGGTCTCGTGAAATTTCTCCGGCTACATAGTAAGGAAGAAGACAAGGCGAGTACAGGGGAAGCGGATCCTTCGAGATCACGATGATTTCAATATTATGCGAGATTTCCAATGCATAGCGACAGGCAGCATGACTGGCTATACCGCTTCCAATAACGACAAGCCTCAAGAATTAAGCTCCCATTTTCTTATTGATCCACAATTCACAGTCGTAATGACTTCCAGGCGGTTCCTCAATGTGATACATCATAAAACGACAGTCTTTTATTGTTCTTCACAATTTTAAATCCCGGGAGAGATCCTCGATCCCGAGTTCTTTCAGTTTTTCCTTAGTGGGTAGACCGCGATCGGACCATCCTCTCAAGCTATAATATTCATTCAGCGTCTGTTCCCATGGAACCATCTTCCCTCGCCATATACCGCGCTTCGCGGCCTCATATACCCTTTCGTCGGACCATCGGTCCTGATTTCTGTCCCATCCTTTTAGCCGATAATTAAAAAGTCGCTGGGCGTTAAAAATACGCTCTCCGGTGCGCATTACTTCATCATAGTCTGTGTTCCACCCTGTGATGTGATTGAGTATTTCAGAATAGAATGTCGGACCGATACCTATCAGGAGATATTGACCTGTTGCGCCAAACATACAGGTGACCAGCGAGTTGAAGAGGCCGACGAGATTCTCCGACCAAATTGCGCTAAGCGCTTTCCCTTCGGTGCCCCCAATCCAATCTATGTCGGCTTTGGGAGGGTTTCCAAAGAGTTTTTCTTTTAGTGCTGGCGGTAAGTCCACCCGATCGACAAGGATATCATAGACTTCCTGACATGTCTTTCCCACAAAATTGGGATATGTATCTCGGTTTTTGGGCAAGAACGACAGCTCCCATATACCATGACATCGAAGCCAATCGCCGCCTCTCGGACTTGTCAGAAAGCCGAGTGCCCAGGTCAGAGCTTGAAGGTTAGGATCACGTAAGAGATAGGGCTTTCCCTTCACGCAAGGTGCAATTTTTTCAGAACCCCTTCCGATCCTTTGGCTGGCTTGGGCTACTCCATCGGCTAAAAGATTGCCAAGGTCTCCTTCCCGATACGCCACCTTCCGTATTATATCCCAAATAAGATCCTCGTCTCCAAAACGGAGAACCACTCCGTCTGTTTCCTTTTCAGTAAGAATCCCTCGCTCAAAACATTCAACGGCCCAACTAAAAGCCTGGCTGAAAGACGCAGGATCAAGCCCGAGCTCTTGAATAATTCTTTCATAATAGATAATTGCATTCAAATCCTTGAGTTTCAGATTCTCCAGAGACGAAAAAAAGAATGTCATATGTCCACCGAGTTGTCTCAAGCCCGCATACCGGCCTTCTTTTACCTGGAGCCAGTGATAGCATCTTCCAGGGCAGTTGAGACAACCTACGTTTTTCAGGTGGGGGAAATCCGCGGACAAGGCATTCTCCCTTACCATTTTCCCGTTAACCGGTGCCCCGACAGTTGTCAATAGATATGTCGTGGCCCCATATTCCTCCCAGAGCTTAATGAGGGGATCAGATGTATAAGCCTTGATTGCACGGTAGGAGGCGTCCAAAAGACTTTTGGGGTCATGAAGCGAGATTTCTCCTGTCCCGCGCACAGCCAGGGCCTTAAGCTTCTTTGCTCCCATGACAGCCCCGCCGCCTGTCCTTCCCGGACATGAAGTCCCATCAGCACAGGGGGGCGAATAAGGCACGAGGTGCTCACCCGCCACGGATGCTGTTAATACACGGATTTCACCTTCGTAATTCTCTTCCAGTTCCTCGCGAATAGCCTTGACGGTTTCTCCTGTCTGCTTGCCCCAAATATGAGATGCATCCCTGAAAGTTATGGTTGCATCATCGATGAAGACATATTTAGGGGTTTTTGCCTGCCCTCTCACAATAACTACATCGAAGCCTGCATATTTCAATGCTGCCGGATACATCCAACCGAAAGACCCTGAGCCGAAAGCCCCTGTTTCAGGGCTAATACAACCTAACATAGCGCGTCCACCCCAGGGAGCTACAGTAGCTGTCCAGGGTCCGGTGGCTATGATCAATTCATTGTCTGGACCCAAAGGATCAATGGGCTCGGGAAAATCTTTCCACAGGATTTTTGTTATGAGACCATCGCCTCCCAACCACAACCTTGGGTCGATTTCATATTTGTTAAAAAAATCTTCGGTTGGTAGAATCAATGCTTTCTCTTCCGTAAGGTCAATAATAGCGACATTCCCGGCGTATCCCTTCGGGAGGCTCATTGTATTCCTCCTGTTAAAATCATGGTTCGCTCCGTTCTAACATGCCTTTCATCATTTTTCTTGCAGTCTTCATCCTCTTATCCAAGGAGGCTTGTTCGACCGGAACAAATTTCAAGGCTCCTGGCTGACAGAACCTTACACATTGCGGATCTCCCCCGCAAAGCTCGCATTTGAATACTGTTTTTTCTCCCTGATTGAAAGAGATTGCGCCGAAGTAACAGGCCATAAGGCACGTTCGACACCCGACGCACATTGTCCGATCAATGGTCATCGCGCCTGTTGTATTATCTCTTCCGATTGCTGCAACAGGGCATACAATGGAACAGATCGGCTCTTCACACTGCTGACAGCCGACGAGTGCGAAAATAAGTTCATCCTCCTCATCCATTCTGGTGAGAGCGTGTCCTTCATGCCGGATGATCTGAAGGCGGGCCCTTGATAAGCTTGTTCGCCCTTCATTGTGAGTGGCACAGGTTGTCATGCAGTGCATACATCCTGTGCACAAGTAGGGATCGAAAACGAGGACCTTCTTTTCCATCATTCAACTCCTTCACTTAAGAAGTTTCATACATCCTGTTTTATATCGCAGAGTATCCAATAATTTGAACACTGCTGTCAATAGTAGACACCAAAATATTCACGGCAATTTATTCTCAATATTAGTGGAGAAACTAACTTTAGGGATGGGACAATAATGTGGGGCAGGTCATATTTTTTGACACGACCAGCACCTGTTATCGGTATGTGATAATAATCACTTGCCACCTCTCACGAAGAAGGACGGTAACGGACATGCTCACCTCGATAACCGAGGAAATCTTTGTCTTTGTTTCTTCCATAGGGTCCTGCTCGATTGCTGGTACATCGAAGAAATCATTATCTCCGAGAAGCATATCAAACTTGCAGGACAGGCACCCCTTCTCGATCTTGTCAAGTGTGTGCTTTTCCTCTCCGAGAAGCTTTTTCTGGTGCTCAATATTGCAGAAGCATGTGCAATTGTACAAATAAAAAAACAAATATAAATTGTTGACAATACGATATTATGAATGATATAAAATCCTTACACATTATGGCGGAAAAAAAACATTATGCTTTATTAGACATAACGAGTTTGGTAAGGCCATTATATTTTTTTAGGCAAATAAAGATTCAAAACACGAAGGTGTATCATGAGTAAGACAATTGTTATTTTCTTCACAAATAAATCCTTGATATATCGATATAGACGTCAAGATATAACGATGATATGAGTAGGCAGGGACAAGGTTAGTATGCTTTCCCGGAATGAACATACTAGCGAGGCGATTATGTTTTTGGCGAATGCAGGAGCATGCATGATTATGGTAGTGGTAAAAAAAATAGTGCGGGAGGTCTAATGACAAGGATTCCCGGCATAATAGTTGTTGAGCCGTCGGCCGAGCAGAGCAAATATCGGGCCGCCGAGGTGTTTGCCAGGAAACAGCCCAAACAGCTCAAACTCAGTAACGACATTGAATCGGTTAAAGAACACCTCAGGGAGGTTAGACACGAGGCGAGAGATGATAACGCAAAACTTTTGGAGCGTCTGAAGAATACACTTGCAGGTTTCGGCGTAAACGTGAGGATTGCCGCGGACGGCAAAGAGGCAGCATCAGCTATTCGGCAAATTGCAGGAGATACCAGGCTTGCTTCTATCAACAAGTCGAATATAGTTGTCAATGAAATTCGCCCCGACCTTAAGTCTCAGGGCTTTGAAACATATATAAGGTATTTCACAGAGTTCAGTAAGAACTTCGAGCCGGAAGTATTTAAGAAAGAACTTGAAGATTACTGGTCGTTAGCAGGAATGCATGACCGGGGTTTGATGGAGTCTTTTGCCGTCAGGAAGAAATTCAGCTCCCTGCCTAAGGGGGATATACGTGACTATGTTGTAATACTTGGCGTAAACGCGATCTCTGCGGAGAACGGCGATGTCTTTTTCCTCCAGCATATGTCCAACATCTCCCACGATTTGGAACAGGCCAGGAAAGTCATTCTTGTGGTTGGTATAGAGAAAGTAGCGAAAGATAGCGATACAGCCCTATTTCACACACGATCAATGGGCATCTTCGGTCTGGAAAGTATTCTCCTCGACCTCAAACCAAACGATCTTGAAAGATTTGATTTCGATGGACTGCCCGTCCTTGCTGACCAACCGGAACGTTCTATCGACGTCATTATCCTCGATAACGGGAGAAGTAAGCTTCTCAATGGAATTTACGAAGATCTTTTTCTCTGCATCGACTGTCGCAACTGCGCCCGTCAGTGCCCTATAGGTCTTCATGTCTTCTTCGAAAGAGGCCTGGTCTACAGCCCAAAGAACTATCTACTTGGCTTCCTGCAGGGTTTTCTGCCGCCAGTAGATGCCTGTCTGCATTGCGGTCGATGCCACGTAGAGTGCCCAGTTGAGATAGACATACCAACCTTGATCTGGAAGGCCCAACTGGAACATTACGAACACCATAAGAGGAGCTTGAAAAAGAGGATGCTCGACGATCCTGAAATGCTGGCCAAGATGGGTACATTGACTGCCCCGCTCTCTAACTGGATGGTACATATTCCCATAGTGCAATATATGACCGAGCTTTTTACCGGTGTTCATCGAAACTCCCATTTGCCCACATTCCATCGAGAGACATTCAGGGACTGGTTCAAAGGAGGTAAACGTGGCTGATAAGATCGTTTACTACCACGGCTGCTTTGCAAACTACTACAATCCTGACATGGGCAAGTCGCTGGTCGAGGTGATGGAGAAGAACGGTTTCGAGGTGATTGTTCCTGATCAGAAGTGCTGCGGCATGCCGCAGATGGCCAATAGTGCCGTGGAGGGCGCAAGGAAGAATTATGACTTCAACATGAATTCTCTCGCAAATGCTGCAGCCCCGGGGTACGACATCATAACGACCTGCCCCAGTTGCAACATGATGATAAAGAGAGAGGGCTTACCGTTCTTTGACAGTGACGCTGCCCGGTTTGTGGGAGAGCGTGTTTATGATGCCTCGCAGTACCTAGTTAAGTTGTACGCTCAGGGCAGATTGGATACACGTTTCGGAGAAA
This DNA window, taken from Pseudomonadota bacterium, encodes the following:
- a CDS encoding LysR family transcriptional regulator encodes the protein MEIMKICFRIWLDNDGRAFGEGSYRLLKAIQRTGSLNHASTEMGMSYRKAWDVLNVTEKRLGFELVERKTGGKSGGGTALTSEGRAFVNQYEQLRQEASEALDSLYHKYFPEPETDATGASKKDPDEVTTFAE
- a CDS encoding FAD-dependent oxidoreductase — its product is MRLVVIGSGIASHAACRYALEISHNIEIIVISKDPLPLYSPCLLPYYVAGEISRDRLFIRGDYSPAMEHVSFMTDTKIVEIDPPRKLLILNQGTFSYDRLILALGGHGLTPPFTGIHLPGVFQFKTLNDVDSLMKWPGKRVVVVGSGPIGVEAAVALNMRGMKVCLIELANRLLPAILDDYPASIVQSMLTEAGIEVMVGERVQSLAGKDRVEAVLTTKSRIPADMVVFAVGVSPSIDIAEKAGVKIGKTGGIATDISLKTSDPSIWACGDCIESRDLVTGLPVLNMLWPNAVAQGSVAGINAVGGKKLYHGSFSFIVVNMFNTFVFSFGPTSQSMADCTATEIKSSKGYIRLLTKDMQLIGAQIISDDSWTGITSAILNHDRGLLLPNNLKRSLIFQAPRMLKLMRAISNPAN
- a CDS encoding 4Fe-4S dicluster domain-containing protein; the encoded protein is MMEKKVLVFDPYLCTGCMHCMTTCATHNEGRTSLSRARLQIIRHEGHALTRMDEEDELIFALVGCQQCEEPICSIVCPVAAIGRDNTTGAMTIDRTMCVGCRTCLMACYFGAISFNQGEKTVFKCELCGGDPQCVRFCQPGALKFVPVEQASLDKRMKTARKMMKGMLERSEP
- a CDS encoding heterodisulfide reductase-related iron-sulfur binding cluster produces the protein MADKIVYYHGCFANYYNPDMGKSLVEVMEKNGFEVIVPDQKCCGMPQMANSAVEGARKNYDFNMNSLANAAAPGYDIITTCPSCNMMIKREGLPFFDSDAARFVGERVYDASQYLVKLYAQGRLDTRFGEIKLKVFYHNPCHLKVQNLRDSITILKMIPGIEIVSVNTNCCGMGGSYGMKKQNYARSTEIASKIWTEAKNSGADLAATECGGCGLQIEAGTGMKVTHPIILVNQAYKAFKEQDAA